A window from Citrus sinensis cultivar Valencia sweet orange chromosome 5, DVS_A1.0, whole genome shotgun sequence encodes these proteins:
- the LOC102625249 gene encoding phosphatidylinositol N-acetylglucosaminyltransferase subunit A isoform X2: MGSYSNLMLGCERFGFMANQNHRILMVSDFFYPNFGGVENHIYYLSQCLLKFGHKVVVMTHAYGNRSGVRYMTGGLKVYYVPWRPFIMQNTLPTFYGTLPIIRTILIREKISLVHGHQAFSTLCHEALMHARTMGYRVVFTDHSLYGFADVGSIHMNKVLQFTLADVSQAICVSHTSKENTVLRSGLPPQKVFVIPNAVDTAMFKPAPERPGSNEIIIVVISRLVYRKGADLLVEVIPKVCRCFPNVRFIVGGDGPKRVRLEEMREKHSLQDRVEMLGAVPHAQVRSVLISGHIFLNSSLTEAFCIAILEAASCGLLTVSTRVGGVPEVLPDDMVVLAEPDPGDMVLAIRKAISLLPKIDPQVMHERMKKLYNWHDVAKRTEIVYDRALECPNQNLVERLSRYLSCGAWAGKLFCLVMIIDYLLWRFLELWKPAEDIEEVPDIVLPCQSDGVSLKDCSEDQCLR; encoded by the exons ATGGGATCTTACAGCAATTTGATGCTGGGCTG TGAGAGATTTGGATTCATGGCTAATCAGAATCATAGAATTCTGATGGTCTCTGATTTTTTCTATCCCAACTTTGGTGGTGTGGAGAATCACATATACTATTTGTCACAATGCCTGCTAAAGTTTGGCCACAAG GTGGTGGTCATGACTCATGCTTATGGAAATCGTTCTGGTGTGAGATACATGACTGGTGGCTTGAAAGTTTACTATGTACCATGGAGACCATTTATTATGCAGAATACACTGCCGACCTTCTATGGGACACTTCCAATTATAAGGACAATCCTTATTCGAGAAAAGATATCATTGGTGCATGGGCATCAAGCCTTCTCAACTCTTTGTCACGAAGCTCTGATGCACGCTCGCACGATGGGATATAGAGTTGTGTTTACTGACCATTCTCTTTATGGTTTTGCCGATGTTGGGAGCATCCACATGAACAAAGTATTGCAGTTTACTTTGGCAGATGTGAGCCAGGCCATTTGTGTTTCGCACACAAGCAAAGAAAATACGGTGCTACGATCAGGCCTGCCACCCCAAAAGGTTTTTGTAATACCAAATGCCGTGGACACTGCTATGTTCAAACCTGCCCCAGAGCGTCCCGGTagtaatgaaattattattgttgttattagcAGATTAGTTTATCGCAAGGGTGCAGACTTACTTGTTGAAGTCATTCCCAAAGTCTGCCGATGTTTTCCCAAT GTTCGTTTCATTGTTGGAGGGGATGGACCTAAACGTGTGCGGTTGGAAGAGATGAGGGAGAAGCATTCTCTTCAAGATCGAGTAGAAATGTTGGGGGCTGTGCCACATGCTCAAGTACGTTCAGTCCTGATTTCTGGTCATATATTCTTAAACAG TTCCTTAACAGAAGCATTTTGCATAGCCATATTAGAGGCTGCTAGTTGTGGATTATTAACAGTCAGCACACGTGTGGGAGGCGTCCCTGAG GTTTTACCGGATGACATGGTTGTCCTTGCTGAACCAGATCCTGGTGATATGGTACTAGCAATTAGAAAGGCAATATCTCTACTTCCGAAGATTGATCCACAAGTTATGCATGAGCGT ATGAAAAAACTCTACAATTGGCATGATGTTGCCAAAAGGACAGAGATCGTGTATGACCGTGCTTTGGAATGTCCCAATCAAAATCTTGTAGAACGACTCTCGCG GTACCTCTCGTGTGGTGCATGGGCAGGCAAGCTTTTTTGCTTGGTTATGATCATTGATTATTTGCTATGGCGTTTCTTGGAATTGTGGAAG CCAGCAGAGGATATTGAGGAGGTGCCCGATATTGTTCTACCCTGTCAGTCAGATGGAGTGAGCTTGAAGGATTGCAGCGAAGACCAGTGCTTAAGGTGA
- the LOC102625249 gene encoding phosphatidylinositol N-acetylglucosaminyltransferase subunit A isoform X3, with product MANQNHRILMVSDFFYPNFGGVENHIYYLSQCLLKFGHKVVVMTHAYGNRSGVRYMTGGLKVYYVPWRPFIMQNTLPTFYGTLPIIRTILIREKISLVHGHQAFSTLCHEALMHARTMGYRVVFTDHSLYGFADVGSIHMNKVLQFTLADVSQAICVSHTSKENTVLRSGLPPQKVFVIPNAVDTAMFKPAPERPGSNEIIIVVISRLVYRKGADLLVEVIPKVCRCFPNVRFIVGGDGPKRVRLEEMREKHSLQDRVEMLGAVPHAQVRSVLISGHIFLNSSLTEAFCIAILEAASCGLLTVSTRVGGVPEVLPDDMVVLAEPDPGDMVLAIRKAISLLPKIDPQVMHERMKKLYNWHDVAKRTEIVYDRALECPNQNLVERLSRYLSCGAWAGKLFCLVMIIDYLLWRFLELWKPAEDIEEVPDIVLPCQSDGVSLKDCSEDQCLR from the exons ATGGCTAATCAGAATCATAGAATTCTGATGGTCTCTGATTTTTTCTATCCCAACTTTGGTGGTGTGGAGAATCACATATACTATTTGTCACAATGCCTGCTAAAGTTTGGCCACAAG GTGGTGGTCATGACTCATGCTTATGGAAATCGTTCTGGTGTGAGATACATGACTGGTGGCTTGAAAGTTTACTATGTACCATGGAGACCATTTATTATGCAGAATACACTGCCGACCTTCTATGGGACACTTCCAATTATAAGGACAATCCTTATTCGAGAAAAGATATCATTGGTGCATGGGCATCAAGCCTTCTCAACTCTTTGTCACGAAGCTCTGATGCACGCTCGCACGATGGGATATAGAGTTGTGTTTACTGACCATTCTCTTTATGGTTTTGCCGATGTTGGGAGCATCCACATGAACAAAGTATTGCAGTTTACTTTGGCAGATGTGAGCCAGGCCATTTGTGTTTCGCACACAAGCAAAGAAAATACGGTGCTACGATCAGGCCTGCCACCCCAAAAGGTTTTTGTAATACCAAATGCCGTGGACACTGCTATGTTCAAACCTGCCCCAGAGCGTCCCGGTagtaatgaaattattattgttgttattagcAGATTAGTTTATCGCAAGGGTGCAGACTTACTTGTTGAAGTCATTCCCAAAGTCTGCCGATGTTTTCCCAAT GTTCGTTTCATTGTTGGAGGGGATGGACCTAAACGTGTGCGGTTGGAAGAGATGAGGGAGAAGCATTCTCTTCAAGATCGAGTAGAAATGTTGGGGGCTGTGCCACATGCTCAAGTACGTTCAGTCCTGATTTCTGGTCATATATTCTTAAACAG TTCCTTAACAGAAGCATTTTGCATAGCCATATTAGAGGCTGCTAGTTGTGGATTATTAACAGTCAGCACACGTGTGGGAGGCGTCCCTGAG GTTTTACCGGATGACATGGTTGTCCTTGCTGAACCAGATCCTGGTGATATGGTACTAGCAATTAGAAAGGCAATATCTCTACTTCCGAAGATTGATCCACAAGTTATGCATGAGCGT ATGAAAAAACTCTACAATTGGCATGATGTTGCCAAAAGGACAGAGATCGTGTATGACCGTGCTTTGGAATGTCCCAATCAAAATCTTGTAGAACGACTCTCGCG GTACCTCTCGTGTGGTGCATGGGCAGGCAAGCTTTTTTGCTTGGTTATGATCATTGATTATTTGCTATGGCGTTTCTTGGAATTGTGGAAG CCAGCAGAGGATATTGAGGAGGTGCCCGATATTGTTCTACCCTGTCAGTCAGATGGAGTGAGCTTGAAGGATTGCAGCGAAGACCAGTGCTTAAGGTGA
- the LOC102625249 gene encoding phosphatidylinositol N-acetylglucosaminyltransferase subunit A isoform X1, whose translation MIPDSSHSEKIILICSERFGFMANQNHRILMVSDFFYPNFGGVENHIYYLSQCLLKFGHKVVVMTHAYGNRSGVRYMTGGLKVYYVPWRPFIMQNTLPTFYGTLPIIRTILIREKISLVHGHQAFSTLCHEALMHARTMGYRVVFTDHSLYGFADVGSIHMNKVLQFTLADVSQAICVSHTSKENTVLRSGLPPQKVFVIPNAVDTAMFKPAPERPGSNEIIIVVISRLVYRKGADLLVEVIPKVCRCFPNVRFIVGGDGPKRVRLEEMREKHSLQDRVEMLGAVPHAQVRSVLISGHIFLNSSLTEAFCIAILEAASCGLLTVSTRVGGVPEVLPDDMVVLAEPDPGDMVLAIRKAISLLPKIDPQVMHERMKKLYNWHDVAKRTEIVYDRALECPNQNLVERLSRYLSCGAWAGKLFCLVMIIDYLLWRFLELWKPAEDIEEVPDIVLPCQSDGVSLKDCSEDQCLR comes from the exons ATGATTCCTGATTCATCCCATTCAG agaaaattattcttatttgcaGTGAGAGATTTGGATTCATGGCTAATCAGAATCATAGAATTCTGATGGTCTCTGATTTTTTCTATCCCAACTTTGGTGGTGTGGAGAATCACATATACTATTTGTCACAATGCCTGCTAAAGTTTGGCCACAAG GTGGTGGTCATGACTCATGCTTATGGAAATCGTTCTGGTGTGAGATACATGACTGGTGGCTTGAAAGTTTACTATGTACCATGGAGACCATTTATTATGCAGAATACACTGCCGACCTTCTATGGGACACTTCCAATTATAAGGACAATCCTTATTCGAGAAAAGATATCATTGGTGCATGGGCATCAAGCCTTCTCAACTCTTTGTCACGAAGCTCTGATGCACGCTCGCACGATGGGATATAGAGTTGTGTTTACTGACCATTCTCTTTATGGTTTTGCCGATGTTGGGAGCATCCACATGAACAAAGTATTGCAGTTTACTTTGGCAGATGTGAGCCAGGCCATTTGTGTTTCGCACACAAGCAAAGAAAATACGGTGCTACGATCAGGCCTGCCACCCCAAAAGGTTTTTGTAATACCAAATGCCGTGGACACTGCTATGTTCAAACCTGCCCCAGAGCGTCCCGGTagtaatgaaattattattgttgttattagcAGATTAGTTTATCGCAAGGGTGCAGACTTACTTGTTGAAGTCATTCCCAAAGTCTGCCGATGTTTTCCCAAT GTTCGTTTCATTGTTGGAGGGGATGGACCTAAACGTGTGCGGTTGGAAGAGATGAGGGAGAAGCATTCTCTTCAAGATCGAGTAGAAATGTTGGGGGCTGTGCCACATGCTCAAGTACGTTCAGTCCTGATTTCTGGTCATATATTCTTAAACAG TTCCTTAACAGAAGCATTTTGCATAGCCATATTAGAGGCTGCTAGTTGTGGATTATTAACAGTCAGCACACGTGTGGGAGGCGTCCCTGAG GTTTTACCGGATGACATGGTTGTCCTTGCTGAACCAGATCCTGGTGATATGGTACTAGCAATTAGAAAGGCAATATCTCTACTTCCGAAGATTGATCCACAAGTTATGCATGAGCGT ATGAAAAAACTCTACAATTGGCATGATGTTGCCAAAAGGACAGAGATCGTGTATGACCGTGCTTTGGAATGTCCCAATCAAAATCTTGTAGAACGACTCTCGCG GTACCTCTCGTGTGGTGCATGGGCAGGCAAGCTTTTTTGCTTGGTTATGATCATTGATTATTTGCTATGGCGTTTCTTGGAATTGTGGAAG CCAGCAGAGGATATTGAGGAGGTGCCCGATATTGTTCTACCCTGTCAGTCAGATGGAGTGAGCTTGAAGGATTGCAGCGAAGACCAGTGCTTAAGGTGA
- the LOC102625249 gene encoding phosphatidylinositol N-acetylglucosaminyltransferase subunit A isoform X4: protein MIPDSSHSEKIILICSERFGFMANQNHRILMVSDFFYPNFGGVENHIYYLSQCLLKFGHKVVVMTHAYGNRSGVRYMTGGLKVYYVPWRPFIMQNTLPTFYGTLPIIRTILIREKISLVHGHQAFSTLCHEALMHARTMGYRVVFTDHSLYGFADVGSIHMNKVLQFTLADVSQAICVSHTSKENTVLRSGLPPQKVFVIPNAVDTAMFKPAPERPGSNEIIIVVISRLVYRKGADLLVEVIPKVCRCFPNVRFIVGGDGPKRVRLEEMREKHSLQDRVEMLGAVPHAQVLPDDMVVLAEPDPGDMVLAIRKAISLLPKIDPQVMHERMKKLYNWHDVAKRTEIVYDRALECPNQNLVERLSRYLSCGAWAGKLFCLVMIIDYLLWRFLELWKPAEDIEEVPDIVLPCQSDGVSLKDCSEDQCLR, encoded by the exons ATGATTCCTGATTCATCCCATTCAG agaaaattattcttatttgcaGTGAGAGATTTGGATTCATGGCTAATCAGAATCATAGAATTCTGATGGTCTCTGATTTTTTCTATCCCAACTTTGGTGGTGTGGAGAATCACATATACTATTTGTCACAATGCCTGCTAAAGTTTGGCCACAAG GTGGTGGTCATGACTCATGCTTATGGAAATCGTTCTGGTGTGAGATACATGACTGGTGGCTTGAAAGTTTACTATGTACCATGGAGACCATTTATTATGCAGAATACACTGCCGACCTTCTATGGGACACTTCCAATTATAAGGACAATCCTTATTCGAGAAAAGATATCATTGGTGCATGGGCATCAAGCCTTCTCAACTCTTTGTCACGAAGCTCTGATGCACGCTCGCACGATGGGATATAGAGTTGTGTTTACTGACCATTCTCTTTATGGTTTTGCCGATGTTGGGAGCATCCACATGAACAAAGTATTGCAGTTTACTTTGGCAGATGTGAGCCAGGCCATTTGTGTTTCGCACACAAGCAAAGAAAATACGGTGCTACGATCAGGCCTGCCACCCCAAAAGGTTTTTGTAATACCAAATGCCGTGGACACTGCTATGTTCAAACCTGCCCCAGAGCGTCCCGGTagtaatgaaattattattgttgttattagcAGATTAGTTTATCGCAAGGGTGCAGACTTACTTGTTGAAGTCATTCCCAAAGTCTGCCGATGTTTTCCCAAT GTTCGTTTCATTGTTGGAGGGGATGGACCTAAACGTGTGCGGTTGGAAGAGATGAGGGAGAAGCATTCTCTTCAAGATCGAGTAGAAATGTTGGGGGCTGTGCCACATGCTCAA GTTTTACCGGATGACATGGTTGTCCTTGCTGAACCAGATCCTGGTGATATGGTACTAGCAATTAGAAAGGCAATATCTCTACTTCCGAAGATTGATCCACAAGTTATGCATGAGCGT ATGAAAAAACTCTACAATTGGCATGATGTTGCCAAAAGGACAGAGATCGTGTATGACCGTGCTTTGGAATGTCCCAATCAAAATCTTGTAGAACGACTCTCGCG GTACCTCTCGTGTGGTGCATGGGCAGGCAAGCTTTTTTGCTTGGTTATGATCATTGATTATTTGCTATGGCGTTTCTTGGAATTGTGGAAG CCAGCAGAGGATATTGAGGAGGTGCCCGATATTGTTCTACCCTGTCAGTCAGATGGAGTGAGCTTGAAGGATTGCAGCGAAGACCAGTGCTTAAGGTGA
- the LOC102625249 gene encoding phosphatidylinositol N-acetylglucosaminyltransferase subunit A isoform X5, with protein MIPDSSHSEKIILICSERFGFMANQNHRILMVSDFFYPNFGGVENHIYYLSQCLLKFGHKVVVMTHAYGNRSGVRYMTGGLKVYYVPWRPFIMQNTLPTFYGTLPIIRTILIREKISLVHGHQAFSTLCHEALMHARTMGYRVVFTDHSLYGFADVGSIHMNKVLQFTLADVSQAICVSHTSKENTVLRSGLPPQKVFVIPNAVDTAMFKPAPERPGSNEIIIVVISRLVYRKGADLLVEVIPKVCRCFPNVLPDDMVVLAEPDPGDMVLAIRKAISLLPKIDPQVMHERMKKLYNWHDVAKRTEIVYDRALECPNQNLVERLSRYLSCGAWAGKLFCLVMIIDYLLWRFLELWKPAEDIEEVPDIVLPCQSDGVSLKDCSEDQCLR; from the exons ATGATTCCTGATTCATCCCATTCAG agaaaattattcttatttgcaGTGAGAGATTTGGATTCATGGCTAATCAGAATCATAGAATTCTGATGGTCTCTGATTTTTTCTATCCCAACTTTGGTGGTGTGGAGAATCACATATACTATTTGTCACAATGCCTGCTAAAGTTTGGCCACAAG GTGGTGGTCATGACTCATGCTTATGGAAATCGTTCTGGTGTGAGATACATGACTGGTGGCTTGAAAGTTTACTATGTACCATGGAGACCATTTATTATGCAGAATACACTGCCGACCTTCTATGGGACACTTCCAATTATAAGGACAATCCTTATTCGAGAAAAGATATCATTGGTGCATGGGCATCAAGCCTTCTCAACTCTTTGTCACGAAGCTCTGATGCACGCTCGCACGATGGGATATAGAGTTGTGTTTACTGACCATTCTCTTTATGGTTTTGCCGATGTTGGGAGCATCCACATGAACAAAGTATTGCAGTTTACTTTGGCAGATGTGAGCCAGGCCATTTGTGTTTCGCACACAAGCAAAGAAAATACGGTGCTACGATCAGGCCTGCCACCCCAAAAGGTTTTTGTAATACCAAATGCCGTGGACACTGCTATGTTCAAACCTGCCCCAGAGCGTCCCGGTagtaatgaaattattattgttgttattagcAGATTAGTTTATCGCAAGGGTGCAGACTTACTTGTTGAAGTCATTCCCAAAGTCTGCCGATGTTTTCCCAAT GTTTTACCGGATGACATGGTTGTCCTTGCTGAACCAGATCCTGGTGATATGGTACTAGCAATTAGAAAGGCAATATCTCTACTTCCGAAGATTGATCCACAAGTTATGCATGAGCGT ATGAAAAAACTCTACAATTGGCATGATGTTGCCAAAAGGACAGAGATCGTGTATGACCGTGCTTTGGAATGTCCCAATCAAAATCTTGTAGAACGACTCTCGCG GTACCTCTCGTGTGGTGCATGGGCAGGCAAGCTTTTTTGCTTGGTTATGATCATTGATTATTTGCTATGGCGTTTCTTGGAATTGTGGAAG CCAGCAGAGGATATTGAGGAGGTGCCCGATATTGTTCTACCCTGTCAGTCAGATGGAGTGAGCTTGAAGGATTGCAGCGAAGACCAGTGCTTAAGGTGA